The Candidatus Thermodiscus eudorianus region GATGGCGGAGAGGTACTCGTCCTCCCTAGCCCTCGACGCAACAAATACAACGCGCCCACCGTCGGGCGAGACCCTAGGATTAGAGACCAGGGTAAGCCTGTAGATGTCCCTCGACTCGACAGGCCTCTTAGCCGGCATCACCCACCACTTCTCCCGATGAGGTAGAAGGCTATGGCTAGAACCATTAAAACAACGCCCAGGACGGCTGCGAGCAGGGCAGCCCTACCACTGGTACCGAACACTATGGGTATAGGGCCGATTATAACGACCCCACCCCCCTCA contains the following coding sequences:
- a CDS encoding DUF131 domain-containing protein, whose protein sequence is MEGGVLVWLGLLLVFLGFILIFAGLVFEAIGSGGRVEGGGVVIIGPIPIVFGTSGRAALLAAVLGVVLMVLAIAFYLIGRSGG